The DNA segment TTGGTGAATCATATTTAACAAGTGACTCAATGATTGGGACATGTATGCGTTCATAtgtaggggtatatatatatatatatatatatatatatatatatatatatatatatatatatatttatatttacacaaacgcaaacacgcacacgtacacgcacacacacacacacttaaacacccacatatatatgtacacatttacatacatacatatatatatattatatatatatatgtgtgtgtgtgtgtgtgtgtgtgtgtgtgtgtgtgtgtgtgtgaaagatggaataatgtactaccaaaatgatatgatgaatatataaatataataacctATGTCATTGTAGGCAGGTACCTGAAAGACAGATGGTCATACCAACCGAGctacactccttttagtgggtcgtgtagcttAGTTCGTATGAGCGTCTGTCGTGCAGTCACTTGCCTGTAATGACATAAGTTCAAGTCCTGGTCGGAGAggataagttatttattcatatatttacacatacgaacacacacacacctatgtatatatatgtgtgtatgtgtgtgtgtgtacgtgtgcgtgtgttaacaaatatatatttgcatatatgtaggatatagtatatatatatatatatatatatatatatatatatatatatatatatatatatatatatttatatccgcaCACAAATACTCATATTAGAGCGTGATCATGTCAATACATCTGTCATTCACAAAATATCATGATTACCAAATCGAAAACAATCAATGGAACAGAACATGACACGCCGTTTCTGTATAAAGAATCGCCATGTGTAACAAGTGTCCTGTGTCTCGCGTACAAAGCGCGTGgtcacacacatactaatatatatatatatatatatatatatatatatatatatatatatatatatatatatatatatatatatatatatatctgcatgtacctgagtatgtgtgtgaatgtgtgtgtgtgtgcacgggcgCGCGTGTACATATACCTGAGTAtagatgtgtgttgtgtatatgtgtttgtgtttggaagtcaatgtgtttgtatgtgtacatgtgcatatgtgggtgtgtatatgtttatgtttgtgagtgtgtgtgtgtgtgcgtgtgtcagtgtgtatgtgtatacatttgtgtgtgtacagcacacacacacacacacacacacacacacacacacacacacacacacacacacacacacacacacacacacacacacacacacccatatatatatatatatatatatatatatatatatatatatataccatatatatatatatatatataaatatataccatatatgtatacactccacacacacacacacacacacacacacacacacacacacacacacacacacacacacacatatatatatatatatatatatatatatatatatatatatatatatatatatataaatgtatatatgtatatgcacaaacgcacacacgtttacacacacacatacatatatatatatatatatatatatatatatatatatatatatatatatatgtatatatatacatatatatatatatatatatatatatatacatacatatatacatatttatataaatatatatgtatatatatatacatatatatgtatatatatatatatatatatatatatatatatatatatatatatatatatacatacacaaacacacacacacatgcacacaaacaaacaaacacacacacacacacacgcacacgcacacacatgtatatatatatatatatatatatatatatatatattatatatatatatatatattatatacacacacatacacatacatacatacacttatacatacacatatacatatatgtatatatttataaatatataaatgtacaaacacacacacatacatacatatacatacacacatacatatatgtatatatttatgaatatataaatgtacaaacacacacacacacacacatatatgtgtgtgtgtgcattaacattgatatgcatatatatataagtatgtgtttgtgtgtgtatgtgcatacaaatattatatatatatatatatatatatatatatatatatatatatatatatatatatatatataaatatatatatatatgtatgtatgtatgtatatatatatgtatatataaatacacatctatgatatatatatatatatatatatatatatatatatttatatatttatgtatatatatatatatatatatatatatatatatatatatatatatatatatatatatatatatatatgtatatgtatatatatatatttatatttataaatacacatacttatatttgtgttattgtgaatgttagtatgagtatgagtctgcgtgtggatatgtatgtatgtatgtatgcgtgtgtgtgtgtgtgtgaatgagtgtgggtgtgcgcgcgcctgcgtgcgtgtgtgtgtgtgtgtgtgtgcgtgtgtgtgtgtgtgtgtgtgtgtgtgtgtgtgtgtgtgtgtgtgtgtgtgtgtgtgtgtgtgtgtgtgtgtgtgtgtgtgcgtgcgtacgtgcgtgcgtgtggttgcgCGCGGCCGTGTGCATGTAGTGTGTAAATGCGGACAAGCTCACAATTACTCTATTCTTCATTGCACACACGTCTTCTCGTTATGTgttatgtgtctttatgtgtacatgtgtttagTACGAATGAGCATTTACTGCACTTGTGCTTATAATAAATAGGTAAGTACTGTTACTAATTTAGACTGACTTTCTGAAATCAGATGTATTTCAATAAAATAAGTCATCGGAAAGAATAAACCATTCACTGGGAAGTGAGGCATTTCCTAGCTACATAGATATTCGAAGTACCTATTAAACCTCTTCTTAAAACAATTAATGATTTTGTAAAGCATAGATCCATTATACGATGTGCTGGAAATCATCTATAACGTGGTTCTGTATGGGGCAAGTTGTAACTACCGAACATTTAAGAGTTTTGCTCTTTATTTCTGCACGAGTTCAGGGCGCGGTGCTTTGCTGCACATACGATCACTTCAGATTTATGTTTACTCCTTGTATATTGTAGTTCGACGCGTTTTTCACTGATTTTAGAAACGCAAATACAGCGTCTTTTGATCACTTATTCGTtgacagaaacagaaaatcatTTATTCCAGATCATTTGATGTCAGTTTCTAGAAAAATCGTGCGGCGGCATTTGGTCGAGCTATCAGAATTCGGCTTACTAAGGGTATACATCCTTCACCACGCAGGGCAATCGCGGAACGGGCAGAGGTGCAGCAACGAGCTCATGTGGTGGACACTATTTCTTCGAGTGAAagtagggggaaaaaaagaggcggGTCAAGAGGGTACGGGATCGGGGGCGGCATAACTGTATGTGTCAGCATGCGTGATGATCGGCTACATGGACAATGACGGAATACATCGGCGAGGTAATGAATCTAGGGAGGACTCACCTGAGGCTGGGCGCGGGATCTAAGTGACTCCGCGCCCACCCTCCGAGTGTTACCTGTGAGCATCTGTCCTGAGCCCATGAAGCCCCGCCCACTCTAACCGGCTGACCAATCACAGGTGGTTGCTAAACTTCTGTTGAAAAGTGGTAGAAGTTCTCATAAATACTGCTATCTAGAGTCCCCATTTGAACGTATAAATAGCGGGAGAACCGTGAAGCTGTATCAGTCACTGCGTAGGTTCAGAGCTGCTCACAAAGATGGTCTTCATACTTGCTCCTGCAACCCtagtgctgatggtggtggtggtgctggccgCAGCACTGAAAGAGATTGTCCGGCGACGAAATGAAAAGCAATGTGCCAATGTAACATCAAAGTCAAGAAGAAGTGAAGACCTCGAAATCGCCCGCCCCGCCACTGCACCCGGACCAAAAGCCCTTCCCATCTTCGGCAACATTTTCAACCTGGCAAAGTATGGAGACTGCCCCTACGAAGGCTTCACGGCTCTCGCCAAAGAGTACGGCCCCGTCTATTCCCTCTACCTTGGGAGTAACCACGCTGTTGTTATCTCAAGCATCGACACCATCAAAGAAGTCCTCGTCACAAAAGGCAACATGTTTGATGCTCGACCCAACATCATTAGATTTGGGCTGTACTTCGGCGGTGATCGTCAGCACTGTAAGTAGAAACTcgttttatttgttatcttttccAATTTACGAGATAAATTCACATCATGATAGTTACTTATCAATAGAAACTTTATTTATCAGTATAAATCACTGGACTATAGTTGACTAAATTAGTTCCATTCACTCTGACAACATCAGTTCCCTCATAAACGAACAGGTGTTACATCATTACTTGCCGCTAAACTCTACGTCCCTTGCTCAAACCCTTCCATGTCTTGTGTTTGCGGAAATGCCACGCTCAATTTTACATTCTTAACTCTGAATATGTCCTTGAACTTGGGTTCTTGCTTTAACACTGGAAAGTAACGTGTAAGTTTTGTTCATCAGGTAACTTGTTAGCCCATTCCCTCGCACATCATTAATACTGCTGTGATtcttatattgtttattattttcacatTCCATAAAAGAGCATATATGCTACTCGCGCACTAACACCGTTATTTAGGCGTCCCCAGATACTACCGCTCACTTTCCTCAGTTTCATGTAAAACGCTTCTTCCTTTAAGGATGTTTGCGGTAGAATTCAAGTTTAAGTCTTCAGTTTTGTTAACCAAAATGCTTCAGACCTATTTGCTTTCAAAAGTAAGTTTACAAATAAATGACAAGTTTCTGAATTGCAATATATTctttaaaaagagaaaattaacgaaaaacaacaaaagcttGCAATAAGTTTCAATGGCAGGTGGGGCAGAACCTGATCGCTGTTGCCATAACATGTTTCATCATTTTCCCTGATTTAAACGCACCGCCGTGTAGAATTACTACTATTTTGCATCATAATGATAGATTTTGATAGAACGAAGAATAATATAAACTTTAAGACAGATAATTTAGCTCGTTATCAGAAATTCCCTGCTTTGAGAATGGCCACATTGCTTAtatctcaattatttattttccaaATTGGTTCGCCGGATCGTGAGAGCCAGACACCTAACTGCAGAACTCTTGACGGTCACTATCCCTTTCAATGACGAGGCGTGTTTGTGTCTGGACTTGGCGGGCAGGTGGCGggtgggaggaggataggaggatagggggagggagagggggacgaataCCCTGGGCAAGTTTAACCTTGGCTCACTTCCCCACCAGTTGATGTTATCaggtgctccccccccctctcccctacccacttaCTCAGATACGGTCACCCATCAGTTACTGGTTATCGAAACCGTATTGCCAATACGCCCAAGCTTTCATTCTGGTATAAGCGAATCTCGAAGTACAATTGCATTATGTATCTCTCTTAATCTTCGCGATCGACTTGTTAATCCTTCTCATCTTAATGAATCCAGGGTGTAATTCCGATATACCTCAGTCCAGTATATCTAACCGATCTCTAAATTTAGCGTCTGAAGAGGTATAAATCACGTCTGATACGAGATCCAAGCGGGCCGCATGCAGGTGACTAGAGAGCTGTTGAGGAAGCTCTATCTTAATGGGGGAGACGGGGTAGAGTCATCATTTAGAGCGGGGGATCAGATTAACAAAGAATATTGTTTAAAAGTAGAGTGAACATGAGGTGAGGAtgtagagtggaagaggggaaccGAGGGGAAATACCGGCtggatgaagagaaaaggaagatatcAGAGGGACATGTCCAGGGCgagaggtgggggtgtggtggggggggcgtGCCGGTCAAATGGGGGAGTCggggggcgagaaggagaaaaggactcAAGGTGACCCACAGACGAAATGATAATCAGGAATGTTTGGCTGGAAAAGTTTTGCGTAAATTCCAGTTTCTTCGGACCGACGTTCAGACTTTCCTTGGTCATCAGGCGCTCTTCTCATGGCTCAGGTAATAAAGGGGACCATAAATGTCCTTATCTGAGTGTCCATGACTATAGCGGAGGCTGTTGAGATGAGACCATGCAATAAGTTTTACTAGCTTCTCAGTTATTGCAAAGGGATCACGAAGATATTCAGTAAAATTATAGTGTACATCTTACAGCGCAATAAAGCAATTAACGTACCCGATGCACCGAAGCGAAGATGATATTAAAATTCATGCCTGCGATCCAGTAGTATTCGTGTCACATATCGGGAGATCATCAGCGACTCCGCTTCCATTCTAATACATTTTCGAGAGAATATCGCATGGCATTTCATCCTGCTTTAGTTTGAGTTCGTGCTAAGTCTCCGCCAGCGTCCGAGTAGCAGTCTCATTCCAaagcctccccctctccgcttctCCCCGCCCATCGAGTACAAAAAGTGAGGACGGACAACCGGGTCCTGAAGATGATGTCGGAGATGGTCGCGTCGTCTCCAAGGTCTCGGTGGTCCAGACGTCTCCAGACAATGAATGGCTACGGGCGTCTCATGGCCACCGCAGTAGTccgtcgcccccccctcccccttcctctcgctcgctTGTCGTTCTTCATCAGAAACTCGTTCTCGCGAAGAAGCGTTCCACGTGGCGCTTCACTTGATCTTTTGCTTCCTTTGCTTCATTTTGTTGCTTCATCGCGGTACCGCTAGCCCGAGCGTGTTCGCTTCGTTTCATGACGTTTTGTATGTCCTTTTCTTTGTCACCtgcgaattattattttttaacgtaGAAATAAATcgcattttaaaaaatcaacttAGATTCCCCGTTCCCGCATCGAGCTGTacataacgaaagaaagagatgtgAAATGATGAGGCGGTGCGAGGGCGCCGCGATCACTCTGACGCTTCCTAGTAACAAGTGACACTCAATATCTCCCCGTCCGAGCGCTTAGCGAACTGCCGAGAACTTTCATTTTCACCCTCCGTCCTCACTAATGGCACTTTCACTCTGACCGTTATTAGCCGACAGGTTGACAACGACCAGGACTCTTTGCAAGTAATAGTAAAATTATTTAGcagttatttttcatttctacttATTTTCTAGTCATTTAACTTGCGGCAGGGGATGCATGTTGGAGGAGGAAGATCGATAGAGTAAATAAAATCAGAATCGATGAAAACATCTGGCGAGGAGGCACGGCTTTGTGACTAACATCTGACCTGGTGACATTGATAATGAGACTCAAGGTcagcaggtggggggagggggatgcgggAAGGCAGATGTCTAGCTAAGATACCGCGGTGGGAGGCTGGAGGCGGTTGCGGCCACTCCGTGCTGAGACTATTTTTGGAAAGAATTTGAGGTTTGTCGCTGATTTTGAGATACTGGATTTCTGGAGGACTACACGGCTGATCTGTCCAATTCTCTTTTGTGTTCTTTCTGTGGCGATAAACTGTTGAAGTTTCGGACTCTGGGACTGTTGAGGTGTGGGCGATGTGCGCTTTGCTCGGATTTCATTTTTCATCACATCTTTTATATTCTTCACTTTGTATCACATATTTCgcatcatttcatttttatcgtattttctacatcatgaaaatcatatacatttatgataatcTTAACTCATGtatattttcttctcccctccagcTTTGGCCCTTTGCGACATGAACACAGTTCAGAAGAAACGTATCAACTTGGCAAGATCTGTTCTCATGTTCAGGACCGGAGAATCTCACAGCTACGAGAAATTTGAAGAAAATGTCATCTCTGAAATGCCTACGCTGACTGATGAAGTAATTATCTTTACAGCATTTAACATTGATAACACAAACCTtttcatatgtaatatatgtagaaTCATTATTCGTGAACGCAAATCACATATATCTAATTATGAATTCTGTCTTTCCAGATCGACAAAGTCCTCAACAAACCAGTTCCAGCCAAAGAACTTCTCTCATACTGCGCCATGAACATCTTCACCGGCTTCATCTGCTCCACGAAGTTCGACTACAGTGACCCAGCCTTCAGGGACCTCGCTCGCAAATTCGACTTCGTATTTGAGGACATCAACAACGGCCACCCTACGGACTTCTTGCCTTGGCTTGCTCCCTTTTTCTGCACTTACCTCAAGGACATCCAAGAAGTCGCAGCTCAGATCCGACAGATCATTCTGGAGAAGATTTGCAACGACAAGTACAACCAGCTGAAGTGTGACCCGACCAACATCAAGGATCTCGCTGACGCCTACTTCGCTAATCTGCTGGTAAGTCTTCAAGAATTGGTTCCTGTTAGCTGATAATCTCAAGGCTGATGTTCATTAACTCTAGCTTACATTGCATTATTTGGtgatttaacatttttttctctcctttttctcagaacgaaaataaagataacgaaacATGGGACTGGCAGGCTATTCTGTACATCATTGAGGATCTTCTCGGTGGATCCAGCGCCATTGGCAACATTGTCATGAGGATTTTCGGCTACGTTTTACAGAATCCTCATGTCTACGAAAAGCTTCGGGCTGAGGTGAGCATCACTACCATAATTTACTGTATTCCTCCTTGAAAACAAAATAATGTAAAATTTGTTGCttgctcttttatttattttcatgttatgtCATTGCTAAATAATTGATTTTCCTGCAGATCGACGAAAAAATTGGCAAGAATCAGACACCGAAATTGAACGACAAA comes from the Penaeus vannamei isolate JL-2024 chromosome 8, ASM4276789v1, whole genome shotgun sequence genome and includes:
- the LOC113806978 gene encoding cytochrome P450 307a1; translated protein: MVFILAPATLVLMVVVVLAAALKEIVRRRNEKQCANVTSKSRRSEDLEIARPATAPGPKALPIFGNIFNLAKYGDCPYEGFTALAKEYGPVYSLYLGSNHAVVISSIDTIKEVLVTKGNMFDARPNIIRFGLYFGGDRQHSLALCDMNTVQKKRINLARSVLMFRTGESHSYEKFEENVISEMPTLTDEIDKVLNKPVPAKELLSYCAMNIFTGFICSTKFDYSDPAFRDLARKFDFVFEDINNGHPTDFLPWLAPFFCTYLKDIQEVAAQIRQIILEKICNDKYNQLKCDPTNIKDLADAYFANLLNENKDNETWDWQAILYIIEDLLGGSSAIGNIVMRIFGYVLQNPHVYEKLRAEIDEKIGKNQTPKLNDKSEMIYTQAVVLEVLRLTSSPIVPHVATADTTIGGYAVEKGAIVLPNIFGMNTDSELWDEPEKFMPERFIVDGQLKKPSHFIPFSTGKRACVGSKVVGYITFMVMSTVFQKYDVSLPEGTTPVLPKGKISLPWNSFELVFSKREH